Proteins encoded by one window of Polaribacter haliotis:
- a CDS encoding tetratricopeptide repeat-containing sensor histidine kinase — MKIRLFILTFFFSFTNFYCQEIDSLLISAKKTNNDSIIAEAYNKVGFKYIFSDKKKALKIITEGEEFTKKANYKFGFIKLTNTHGIYFDVIGIKDSANYYFSKSLELSIENNFKSLESKCLNNLGMYNWNQGYFNKVLDYFFKSLQLEEELNNELNKANPLSNIGLIYQEMFLTDKALEYHFKALKIREKYNDETKIGLSLNNIAVCYKIMKQYEKAIIYLKKSLEISVKTNDFINQISINDNLGNIYNINKNYELAIKHYLASINISDKKQYKESKKISSYSNLVALYNKINLPKKALFYSDLAFKILKKHPEDIYLASDLHFHSAESFFRIGNYKKGNFLAEKNIRLKDSLFSLNNAKEIANLETKYQTIKKEKEIAIQKEQLLEQELAIKNRNLYAILLASALLILGIIFFAVYKRNQLKKKQLQKEIDLKDALATIKTQNRLQEQRLRISRDLHDNIGSQLTFIISSVDNLKYVSKNANEKLKDKLAGISSFTTETIYELRDTIWAMNKSEITIEDLHTRILSFVEKAKIATENVEFTVNYTINKNEAFSSLEGMNIFRVVQEAVNNSIKYAEASKIEIKIDKKENQFLISVIDNGIGFDINSVELGNGLSNMEKRMSEIGGKLKIISIIEKGTEIKIIL; from the coding sequence ATGAAAATTAGACTTTTCATCCTTACATTCTTTTTTAGTTTCACTAATTTTTATTGTCAAGAAATAGATAGCCTTTTAATTAGCGCAAAAAAGACAAATAACGATTCAATAATTGCTGAGGCATATAATAAAGTTGGATTTAAATATATTTTTTCTGATAAAAAAAAGGCTTTAAAAATTATTACAGAAGGAGAAGAGTTCACAAAAAAAGCAAACTATAAATTTGGTTTTATTAAACTAACAAATACTCATGGTATTTATTTTGATGTAATTGGAATAAAAGATTCTGCTAATTATTATTTTTCTAAATCTTTAGAACTTTCTATAGAAAATAACTTTAAAAGTTTAGAAAGTAAATGTCTAAATAACCTTGGTATGTATAATTGGAATCAAGGATATTTTAATAAAGTTTTAGATTATTTTTTTAAATCTTTACAACTAGAAGAAGAACTAAATAATGAATTAAACAAAGCGAACCCACTAAGTAACATAGGTTTAATTTACCAAGAGATGTTTCTTACAGACAAAGCTTTAGAATATCATTTTAAGGCTTTAAAAATAAGAGAAAAATATAATGATGAAACAAAAATTGGGCTTTCTTTAAATAACATAGCTGTATGCTATAAAATTATGAAGCAATATGAAAAAGCAATAATCTACTTAAAAAAAAGCTTAGAAATATCTGTAAAAACTAATGATTTTATAAATCAAATTTCAATTAACGATAATCTAGGAAACATTTATAACATAAATAAAAATTATGAATTAGCCATAAAACATTATTTAGCTTCAATTAATATTTCAGACAAAAAGCAATATAAAGAAAGTAAAAAAATTAGTTCTTATTCTAATTTAGTTGCTTTATACAATAAAATAAACTTACCTAAAAAAGCTCTTTTTTATTCCGATTTAGCTTTTAAAATCTTAAAAAAACACCCAGAAGATATATATCTAGCTTCAGATTTACATTTTCATTCAGCTGAAAGTTTTTTTAGAATTGGAAACTATAAAAAAGGAAACTTTTTAGCAGAAAAAAACATTCGTTTAAAAGATTCTTTATTTTCTTTAAATAACGCAAAAGAAATTGCTAATCTAGAAACCAAATACCAAACAATAAAAAAAGAAAAAGAAATTGCGATTCAAAAAGAGCAACTTTTAGAACAAGAATTAGCCATAAAAAATAGAAACTTATATGCCATTCTATTAGCATCTGCGTTATTAATTTTAGGAATCATCTTTTTTGCAGTTTACAAAAGAAACCAACTAAAGAAAAAACAGTTACAAAAAGAAATAGACTTAAAAGACGCCTTAGCAACTATTAAAACACAAAATAGATTGCAAGAGCAGCGTTTAAGAATTTCTAGAGATTTACACGATAATATAGGCTCTCAACTTACCTTTATAATTTCTTCTGTAGACAATTTAAAATATGTAAGCAAAAATGCCAATGAAAAATTAAAAGATAAATTAGCAGGAATTAGTTCTTTTACAACTGAGACAATTTACGAGTTAAGAGATACTATTTGGGCAATGAATAAAAGCGAAATTACCATAGAAGATTTGCATACAAGAATTTTATCTTTTGTAGAAAAAGCAAAAATTGCCACTGAAAATGTGGAGTTTACAGTAAACTATACCATTAACAAAAACGAAGCATTTTCTTCCTTAGAAGGCATGAATATTTTTAGAGTTGTACAAGAAGCCGTAAATAATAGTATTAAATATGCTGAGGCTTCAAAAATTGAAATTAAAATCGATAAAAAAGAAAACCAGTTTTTAATATCTGTTATTGATAATGGAATTGGTTTCGATATAAATTCTGTGGAATTGGGCAATGGATTATCGAACATGGAAAAAAGAATGAGCGAAATTGGTGGGAAACTAAAAATAATTTCAATCATAGAAAAAGGGACAGAAATAAAGATAATTCTGTAA
- a CDS encoding DUF6498-containing protein, protein MLKSIFYPTQQNAFIWLSSIYLLFLLYIGKASAMSILFAYFLETIVIGIFNALKMLWSILYGKSKKTDFGLILFFLLHYGMFVAIQSLFGFSLFGMEGTSPIKEPFNIIENYGIILNLEDIKYALPSIIFMHLGKFITDYIHQKKYLEFTAKEIMFKPYVRIFVQQFVVILSFFFIVFGEAGIIAAILLIFFRLIIDLCLESINKNSKTLDYLSEKLENEKVTKEEIKKQLIIFTE, encoded by the coding sequence ATGTTAAAATCTATCTTTTATCCAACACAGCAAAATGCCTTTATTTGGTTAAGTTCCATTTACCTATTATTCCTTTTATATATTGGTAAAGCTTCTGCAATGTCTATTCTATTTGCCTACTTTTTAGAAACAATAGTTATCGGAATTTTTAATGCTCTAAAAATGTTGTGGTCTATATTATATGGGAAATCAAAAAAAACTGATTTTGGTCTTATCTTATTTTTCTTGTTGCATTATGGAATGTTTGTGGCAATTCAATCACTCTTTGGTTTTTCTCTGTTTGGTATGGAAGGAACCTCTCCTATTAAAGAACCCTTTAACATTATAGAAAATTATGGAATCATTTTAAATTTAGAAGATATAAAATATGCTTTACCATCAATTATTTTTATGCATTTAGGTAAGTTTATTACTGATTATATTCATCAGAAAAAATACCTAGAATTTACTGCAAAAGAAATTATGTTTAAACCTTATGTTAGAATTTTTGTTCAACAATTTGTGGTAATTCTTTCTTTCTTTTTTATTGTTTTTGGCGAAGCAGGAATTATTGCAGCCATATTATTAATCTTCTTTAGATTGATTATCGATTTGTGTTTAGAATCTATCAATAAAAACTCAAAAACGTTAGATTACTTATCAGAAAAACTAGAAAACGAGAAAGTAACCAAGGAAGAAATAAAAAAACAACTTATCATTTTTACTGAATAA
- a CDS encoding GSCFA domain-containing protein translates to MNFLTQIPIKKEERNPINYDSKLLLIGSCFSENIGEKLSYYKFQSNQNPFGILFQPKAIEHLVTNAINEKIYSQDDLIYQNERWHCFDAHSSLSSANKNELLENLNSALRQTKKQLEEATHIVITLGTSWVYRFIETDAIVANCHKIPQKKFLKELLSVNEVSEILEGIVALIKSVNSSVQIIFTVSPVRHLKDGFVENTQSKSHLISGICSIINSRNNIHYFPSYEIMMDELRDYRFYNEDMIHPNTTAVNYIWNKFSSSWFSEEAQKTMQEIETIQKGISHRPFNENSEQHQKFLKNLDLKISEIQSKLPFVKFQ, encoded by the coding sequence ATGAATTTTCTAACGCAAATACCAATTAAAAAAGAAGAAAGGAATCCTATAAACTACGATTCTAAACTGCTTTTAATTGGTTCTTGTTTTTCAGAAAATATTGGAGAGAAACTTTCTTATTATAAATTTCAGTCGAACCAAAATCCGTTTGGAATTCTTTTTCAACCAAAAGCAATTGAACATTTGGTTACAAATGCAATCAACGAAAAAATATATTCGCAAGACGATTTAATTTATCAAAATGAACGTTGGCATTGTTTTGATGCGCATTCTAGTTTAAGTTCTGCAAATAAAAACGAACTTTTAGAAAACCTAAATTCAGCATTAAGACAAACAAAAAAACAATTAGAAGAAGCAACCCATATTGTTATAACTCTTGGTACTTCTTGGGTATATCGTTTTATAGAAACTGATGCAATAGTTGCAAACTGCCATAAAATTCCGCAAAAAAAGTTCTTAAAAGAGCTTTTATCTGTTAATGAAGTTTCAGAAATTTTAGAAGGAATCGTTGCTCTTATAAAATCTGTAAACTCATCTGTACAGATAATTTTTACAGTTTCTCCTGTAAGACATTTAAAAGACGGTTTTGTTGAAAACACACAGAGTAAATCTCATTTAATTTCAGGAATTTGCAGTATAATAAATTCTAGAAATAATATTCATTATTTTCCTTCTTATGAAATTATGATGGATGAATTAAGGGATTACCGTTTTTACAATGAAGACATGATTCATCCGAATACAACTGCCGTTAATTATATATGGAATAAATTTTCTAGCTCTTGGTTTAGTGAAGAAGCACAGAAAACAATGCAAGAAATAGAAACCATACAAAAAGGAATTTCTCACAGACCATTTAATGAAAATTCTGAGCAACATCAGAAATTTTTAAAAAATTTAGATTTAAAAATCAGTGAAATTCAATCTAAATTACCTTTTGTAAAATTTCAATAA
- the alaS gene encoding alanine--tRNA ligase, which translates to MKSQDVRATFLNFYKEKSHLIVPSAPMVTKDDPTLMFVNSGMAPFKEYFLGNGIPKKNRIADSQKCLRVSGKHNDLEEVGYDTYHHTLFEMLGNWSFGDYFKKEAIAWAWELLTEVYKIDKDILYVTVFEGSEDSDKLKMDTEAFDLWKEFIAEDRILKGNKKDNFWEMGEQGPCGPCSEIHVDIRSAEEKAKVDGRTLINEDHPQVVEIWNLVFMQYNRKADGSLENLPNKHIDTGMGFERLCMVLQNVQSNYDTDVFTPIIREIETITNTKYGHNEKQDIATRVISDHVRAVAFSIADGQLPSNTGAGYVIRRILRRAVRYGFTFLDKKEPFLYRLVDVLSKKMGEAFPELKAQKQLIENVIKEEETSFLRTLDQGLVLLDAIIENSSSKEISGEKVFELYDTFGFPVDLTALILSEKGFTLDEKGFQEELQKQKNRSRAASEMSTEDWTILVDDAVEEFIGYDSLDANVKLTRYRKVTSKKDGEMYQLVFNLTPFYPEGGGQVGDKGYLEDVHGDVVYILDTKKENNVIIHFTKNLPKHLNESFKAVVDEKQRYRTECNHTATHLLHQALREVLGVHVEQKGSAVHSKYLRFDFSHFSKLTTDELRDVEDFVNARIAGKLPLIERRNIPMEQALNEGALALFGEKYGDTVRAIKFGKSMELCGGTHVKNTGDIWHFKIKSEGAVASGIRRIEAITNEAVKDFYYDNNRTLFEIKDLLNNAKEPVKAVQKLQEENASLQKQIEQLLKDKAKNLSGELKNQLQEINGVQFLATKVDLDANGIKNLAFDLGKDHKNLFLLFATAPSKEKAMLTCYISKELANQRGYDAGKVVRELGKLIHGGGGGQNFFATAGGRNPGGIPNALDKAKDYLV; encoded by the coding sequence ATGAAATCTCAAGATGTTCGTGCTACTTTTTTAAATTTTTATAAAGAAAAATCGCATTTAATTGTGCCTTCTGCACCAATGGTTACCAAAGACGATCCAACATTAATGTTTGTAAACTCTGGTATGGCACCATTTAAAGAGTATTTCTTAGGAAATGGAATTCCTAAAAAGAATAGGATTGCAGATTCTCAAAAATGTTTACGTGTTTCAGGAAAACACAACGATTTAGAAGAAGTTGGTTACGACACCTACCACCATACATTATTCGAAATGTTAGGGAACTGGTCTTTTGGAGATTACTTTAAAAAAGAGGCAATTGCTTGGGCTTGGGAACTATTAACCGAAGTTTATAAAATTGATAAAGACATTTTATACGTAACAGTGTTTGAAGGAAGTGAAGATTCCGATAAATTAAAAATGGATACTGAAGCATTTGATTTATGGAAAGAATTTATTGCTGAAGACCGTATTTTAAAAGGAAATAAAAAAGATAATTTTTGGGAAATGGGCGAACAAGGACCTTGTGGACCTTGTTCTGAAATTCATGTAGACATTCGTTCTGCTGAAGAAAAAGCGAAAGTAGATGGTCGAACTTTAATTAATGAAGATCATCCGCAAGTTGTAGAAATTTGGAATTTGGTTTTTATGCAATACAACCGAAAAGCAGATGGGTCTCTTGAGAATTTACCGAACAAACATATAGATACTGGAATGGGTTTCGAACGTTTGTGTATGGTATTACAAAACGTACAATCTAATTACGATACAGATGTTTTTACACCAATCATTAGAGAAATTGAAACCATTACCAACACAAAATACGGACATAATGAAAAGCAAGATATTGCAACTCGTGTAATTTCCGATCATGTAAGAGCTGTCGCTTTTTCAATTGCTGATGGACAGTTACCAAGTAATACTGGTGCTGGTTATGTAATTCGTAGAATTTTACGAAGAGCCGTTCGTTATGGATTTACTTTTTTAGATAAAAAAGAACCTTTTCTTTACAGATTAGTAGATGTTTTAAGCAAAAAAATGGGCGAAGCTTTCCCAGAATTAAAAGCTCAAAAACAATTGATAGAAAATGTAATTAAAGAGGAAGAAACTTCTTTTTTAAGAACTTTAGACCAAGGTTTGGTTTTATTGGATGCAATTATCGAAAACTCTTCATCTAAGGAAATTTCTGGAGAAAAAGTGTTCGAATTGTACGATACTTTTGGTTTCCCAGTAGATTTAACAGCCTTAATTCTTTCTGAAAAAGGGTTTACTTTAGATGAAAAAGGGTTCCAAGAGGAACTTCAGAAACAAAAAAATAGATCGAGAGCCGCAAGCGAAATGTCTACAGAAGATTGGACTATTTTGGTGGATGATGCAGTGGAAGAATTTATCGGTTACGATTCTTTAGATGCAAATGTAAAATTAACTAGATACAGAAAAGTTACTTCTAAAAAGGATGGCGAAATGTATCAATTGGTATTTAATTTAACACCTTTTTATCCTGAAGGTGGAGGACAAGTTGGCGATAAAGGTTATTTAGAAGATGTTCATGGAGATGTGGTTTATATTTTAGATACCAAAAAAGAAAATAATGTTATAATTCATTTTACGAAAAACCTCCCAAAGCATTTAAATGAAAGTTTTAAAGCAGTTGTAGATGAAAAACAACGTTACAGAACCGAATGTAATCATACTGCAACACACCTTTTACACCAAGCTTTAAGAGAGGTTTTAGGTGTTCATGTAGAGCAAAAAGGTTCTGCTGTACATTCTAAATATTTACGTTTCGATTTTTCTCATTTTTCTAAATTAACGACTGATGAATTGCGTGATGTAGAAGATTTTGTAAACGCAAGAATTGCAGGAAAACTTCCTTTAATTGAAAGAAGAAACATTCCTATGGAACAAGCTTTAAACGAAGGTGCTTTGGCTTTATTTGGCGAAAAATATGGCGATACTGTTAGAGCTATAAAATTCGGGAAATCGATGGAACTTTGTGGTGGAACGCATGTAAAAAACACTGGGGATATTTGGCATTTTAAAATAAAATCTGAAGGCGCTGTTGCATCAGGAATTCGAAGAATAGAAGCCATTACAAACGAAGCTGTAAAAGATTTTTATTATGATAATAATAGAACTTTATTCGAAATAAAAGATTTGCTTAATAATGCAAAAGAACCTGTAAAAGCTGTGCAAAAATTGCAAGAGGAAAATGCAAGTTTACAAAAACAAATAGAGCAACTTTTAAAAGATAAAGCCAAAAATTTATCTGGAGAATTAAAAAACCAATTGCAAGAAATTAATGGTGTTCAATTTTTAGCTACAAAGGTTGATTTAGACGCAAACGGAATTAAAAATTTAGCTTTCGATTTAGGAAAAGACCATAAAAATTTATTTTTATTATTCGCTACTGCTCCTAGTAAAGAAAAAGCAATGTTAACTTGTTATATTTCTAAAGAATTAGCCAACCAACGTGGTTATGATGCTGGTAAAGTTGTTAGAGAACTAGGAAAATTAATTCACGGAGGTGGAGGAGGACAAAATTTCTTCGCAACTGCTGGTGGTAGAAATCCTGGAGGAATTCCTAATGCTTTAGATAAAGCAAAAGATTATTTGGTTTAA
- a CDS encoding M23 family metallopeptidase yields MAKVKYYYDADTLSYRKIAVKKSAYFKKSVFGIFAIFLIAFIGFILFSQFIMSPNERALNRENENLKLNYEILSKRIEENVGILAQIQERDDNIYRSYFEANPIPEEQRKAGFGGVNRYKHLDGYDNSKMITKITKDVDILSKQMVVQSKSLDEIVALAKEKEEMLASIPAIQPVKNEDLKRMASGYGMRIHPILKYRKMHKGMDFTAPVGTPIYATGNGKVIRAQRSSSFGNVVYIDHGYGYKTIYAHMSMIKTRKGKKVKRGDLIGYVGNTGLSAAAHLHYEVHKNDRAVNPIYFYYGDLTPDEFEAMQKAAAIEGQSYD; encoded by the coding sequence ATGGCAAAAGTAAAATATTATTACGATGCAGATACGCTTTCTTACAGAAAAATTGCTGTAAAGAAAAGTGCTTACTTCAAGAAATCTGTATTTGGTATTTTTGCTATCTTTTTAATAGCTTTTATAGGTTTTATTCTCTTTAGTCAGTTTATTATGTCTCCGAATGAAAGAGCATTAAATAGAGAGAATGAGAATTTAAAATTGAATTACGAAATACTTTCAAAAAGAATTGAAGAAAATGTTGGGATTTTAGCACAAATTCAAGAAAGAGACGATAATATTTATAGATCTTATTTTGAAGCAAATCCTATCCCAGAAGAACAAAGAAAAGCTGGTTTTGGTGGTGTAAATAGATATAAGCATTTAGATGGTTACGATAATTCTAAAATGATTACTAAGATTACCAAAGACGTAGATATTTTATCGAAACAAATGGTGGTTCAATCTAAATCTTTGGACGAAATTGTTGCTCTTGCAAAAGAAAAAGAAGAAATGTTAGCGTCAATTCCTGCGATTCAGCCAGTAAAAAATGAAGATTTAAAAAGAATGGCTTCTGGTTATGGAATGCGAATTCATCCTATTTTAAAATATCGTAAAATGCATAAAGGAATGGATTTTACAGCGCCAGTTGGAACACCAATTTACGCAACTGGAAATGGAAAAGTTATTCGTGCACAAAGAAGTAGTTCTTTTGGAAATGTTGTTTATATAGACCATGGTTATGGTTATAAAACGATATATGCACACATGAGTATGATAAAAACTAGAAAAGGGAAAAAAGTAAAACGTGGCGATTTAATTGGTTATGTTGGAAATACGGGTTTATCTGCAGCAGCACATTTACATTACGAAGTTCATAAAAACGACAGAGCCGTAAATCCTATTTACTTTTATTATGGAGATTTAACTCCAGACGAATTCGAAGCGATGCAAAAAGCAGCTGCTATAGAAGGGCAGTCTTATGATTAA
- a CDS encoding MerR family transcriptional regulator, with protein sequence MHVDLPEKRYYKIGEVAKAFNVNASLIRFWEKEFDIIKPKKNAKGNRLFTQDDIVNFKLIFNLVKERGFTLEGAKQKLKKNPESTFNKHEIITRLESVKAELNKIKNQL encoded by the coding sequence ATGCATGTAGATTTACCAGAAAAAAGATACTATAAAATTGGCGAAGTTGCAAAAGCATTTAACGTGAATGCGTCTTTAATTCGTTTTTGGGAAAAAGAGTTCGATATTATAAAACCTAAGAAAAATGCGAAAGGTAACCGCCTTTTTACGCAAGATGATATCGTAAATTTTAAGCTAATTTTTAATTTAGTAAAAGAAAGAGGTTTTACTTTAGAAGGAGCAAAACAAAAGCTGAAGAAAAACCCAGAATCTACCTTTAATAAGCACGAAATAATTACAAGATTAGAATCTGTAAAAGCAGAATTGAATAAAATTAAAAATCAATTGTAA